Proteins encoded within one genomic window of Panacibacter microcysteis:
- the efp gene encoding elongation factor P, whose product MATTSDISRGQILKLDGSLYSVVEFGENKTARAAAKVWAKLKGVDNNRTIEKTWNSGETIFPVRVEKKAFQYLYKDESGYNLMNNETFEQIALGEEMIDAPQFLKDGSEVFVFINTETEQPIGAELPEKIVMQITYCEPGVRGDTATRALKQATVETGAIVNVPLFVNEGEFIRVNTKTGEYVERVKE is encoded by the coding sequence ATGGCAACAACATCAGATATAAGCCGCGGCCAGATTCTGAAATTAGACGGAAGCCTATATTCAGTAGTGGAATTTGGCGAAAACAAAACTGCACGTGCTGCAGCAAAAGTGTGGGCCAAATTGAAAGGCGTTGACAATAATCGTACAATAGAAAAAACATGGAACAGTGGTGAAACAATTTTTCCTGTGCGTGTAGAGAAAAAAGCGTTCCAGTATTTATACAAGGACGAGTCTGGCTACAACCTCATGAACAATGAGACGTTTGAGCAGATCGCTTTGGGCGAGGAAATGATTGATGCGCCTCAATTTTTAAAAGATGGGAGCGAAGTTTTTGTATTTATCAATACAGAAACAGAGCAGCCAATTGGTGCTGAACTTCCTGAAAAGATCGTTATGCAGATCACTTATTGCGAGCCGGGCGTTCGTGGCGATACCGCTACCCGTGCCCTGAAACAGGCTACCGTAGAGACAGGTGCCATTGTTAACGTACCTCTTTTTGTGAACGAGGGAGAGTTCATTCGCGTAAATACAAAAACAGGTGAGTACGTAGAAAGAGTAAAGGAATAA
- the accC gene encoding acetyl-CoA carboxylase biotin carboxylase subunit: MFKKVLIANRGEIALRVIRTCREMGIKTVAVYSTADKDSLHVKFADEAVCIGKPQSSESYLNIPHIMAAAEITNADAIHPGYGFLAENAKFSKICADHGIKFIGPTPDMINSMGDKITAKDTMIKAGVPVVPGGEGLLESVEQAKGLAKEIGYPVILKATAGGGGKGMRVVFEESELERNYTMAKTEAAAAFKNDGVYMEKFVEEPRHIEIQVAGDRYGTVCHLSERDCSIQRRHQKLVEESPSPFMTPELRDKMGAAAIKAASAINYESVGTIEFLVDKHRNFYFMEMNTRIQVEHCVTEEVINFDLIKEQIKIAMGEKISGQNYTPQMHAIECRINAEDPYNDFRPSPGKITTLNTPGGHGVRVDSHVYTGYTIPPYYDSMIGKLIAVARTRDEAIDTMYRALSEYVIEGVKTTIPFHLQLMQNENFRKGNFTTKFLDTFKMV; this comes from the coding sequence ATGTTTAAAAAAGTACTGATAGCCAATCGTGGCGAGATAGCCCTGCGTGTTATAAGAACCTGTCGCGAAATGGGTATTAAAACCGTAGCGGTGTATTCAACCGCAGATAAAGACAGCCTGCATGTAAAATTTGCTGATGAGGCGGTGTGCATTGGCAAGCCTCAAAGCAGCGAATCTTATTTAAATATTCCGCACATTATGGCCGCTGCAGAAATAACCAATGCAGATGCTATACACCCGGGTTACGGGTTTCTTGCAGAGAATGCCAAGTTCTCTAAAATATGTGCCGATCATGGTATTAAATTCATTGGGCCAACACCAGACATGATCAATTCTATGGGTGATAAAATCACGGCTAAAGATACAATGATCAAAGCAGGCGTTCCGGTGGTGCCGGGCGGCGAGGGTTTACTCGAAAGTGTTGAGCAGGCTAAAGGGCTGGCAAAAGAAATCGGTTACCCGGTAATCTTAAAAGCAACCGCCGGTGGTGGTGGTAAAGGTATGCGTGTGGTATTTGAAGAAAGTGAGCTCGAGCGCAACTATACAATGGCTAAAACCGAAGCTGCCGCCGCATTTAAGAATGACGGCGTATATATGGAAAAGTTTGTGGAAGAACCACGCCATATAGAGATACAGGTTGCAGGAGACAGGTATGGTACAGTGTGCCACCTGAGTGAAAGGGATTGTTCCATACAGCGCCGCCACCAAAAACTGGTAGAGGAATCGCCGTCTCCTTTTATGACGCCGGAGTTGCGTGATAAAATGGGAGCTGCCGCTATCAAAGCTGCATCGGCCATTAATTATGAAAGTGTTGGCACCATTGAGTTCCTGGTAGATAAACACCGCAATTTCTACTTTATGGAAATGAATACCCGTATACAGGTAGAACATTGCGTTACCGAAGAAGTAATCAATTTCGATCTTATCAAAGAACAGATTAAGATTGCAATGGGCGAAAAGATTTCGGGCCAGAATTACACCCCGCAAATGCACGCAATTGAGTGCCGCATCAATGCAGAAGACCCTTATAACGACTTTCGTCCATCACCCGGTAAAATCACCACGCTAAATACACCTGGTGGTCATGGCGTACGTGTAGATAGCCACGTTTATACCGGCTACACAATTCCGCCTTATTACGATTCTATGATTGGTAAGCTGATCGCCGTTGCGCGTACAAGAGATGAGGCCATCGATACCATGTACCGGGCACTAAGTGAATATGTAATTGAAGGTGTAAAAACCACGATTCCTTTTCACCTGCAGCTTATGCAAAATGAGAATTTCAGAAA
- a CDS encoding fibronectin type III domain-containing protein produces the protein MKRVLLIIVLVTSIFSAYAQVNPWKQVNLTTASKGKDVFQKHFKPSAYVSFQLDEAVMWQQLKKAPSERNVSFSRSSAIISVPDSKGRIERFRIVESPSMQDGLAAKHPGIKSYSGVSMDHPGSSIRFSMSQLGFHAKVISPDRKAFYVSCVDKAGKSYIIYDREVLNDKKYDFDCLLDETISSNVQGSNSGKGGVTGKDANTNTLRVYRTALNLTGEFSRAVLADVAPGTDTSTDALKKAIVLALANEITTEANSYFENEMHLRLVLINNETDIIYLNPATDPFSTWTTTFTTTTWNTETQNNCTNVIGNANYDVGHMLTYNTEKNNGNAGCIGCICKTPSGSVGKGRGWNMYGEYQGYYLVVDYWTHELGHQFGGNHTFTHNIEGSLVQVEPGSGTTIMAYAGITGATDVATHSDPFFHSKSIEQITDYIQTGTGNTCGSTITLTNNIPTANAGTDYTVPKSTPFLLTGASTDADGADVRTYSWEQIDNYATGANTYPTATSTKGPMFRYFPPVTDLTRSFPRMEVILDSQNTGKWEVLPSVARTLNFRFMVRDNHSPISANKSDDMIVTVGTAGPFLVTSPNTGVSYASGSAQTITWSVNSTNVAPYATNVKITLSTDGGQTFPYTLSASTANDGTESVTLPNIQSGACRIKVEAVGNIFFDVSNVNFAIGACGTAVGLKAASVTASSATISWTAVTGATSYDVDYRKAGATSWTNAATATTGTSVNLTGLVQGTDYEFRVKTNCSFNNGAYATETFSTLCSVAPASISASNITSNTATLSWPAAAGAASYKVDYKLSTETIWVRAENETTATSTDIANLIAGKTYNIRVRSNCASSLAYSSYVTSTFNTACAAAPSGLTASGVSNASATISWSASAGATSYTVDYKLASSGTWVNAATNTTSTSVSLSSLTQGSVYDYRVRGNCSSGNTAYTAAQFTTLCSVAPSGLSATAITNSSATVSFTAAAGAVSYDVDYKAASSGVWTNIATATTTVSFNISGLTQGTAYDYRVRTNCSSGSSSYATAQFTTLCTIAPSGLSASAITNNSATISWSAVNGATGYDVDYKLISSGSWTNAATGTTTVSTNLSGLTQGAVYDYRVRTNCASGSTTYTTAQFSTLCTTAPSGLSASAITNNSATISWSAVSGAASYDVDYKLTSSGSWTNAATGTTTVSVNLSGLTQGAVYDYRVRTNCASGSTVYTSAQFTTLCTVAPTGLSTSAVSDVSATVTWTAVSGAVSYDVDYKLSAEGIWTNAATATTSTFVNLSGLSTGVQYDYRVRTNCASGSTVYTSALFTTTCSTAPSGLNASAVTTSSATLNWTAATGAASYDVDYKLATSGTWLNAATATTATSVSISGLDYSSLYDWRIRTNCAVGSSSYTSAQFTTQTPVCNDPAGLTSGSVTASSATISWSAVTGAASYDVDYKIATSSTWTSAAVATTSTTVNLSGLNSSTTYDWRVRVNCIYGNTSNYVSAQFNTLLAIGCGIPVTVTTTNITSSSATLNWSAVNGAIGYTVGYRSTSALNWTNLATGTTALSINVTGLASESNYEWRVKAVCGSGSSAYNSTSFTTLPLCPGKYDTILHNSFASAISVPLSTDVFGTINPSGNVDYYKVTIPQSGLVTITLDNLPQDYNLYSYNNNQKITGSSANTGIADEVISTTLAKGNHYIKIIGASNGLSSPACYTLRIIQGSAAKGNLSSSLIAENKGSMKLYPNPAHSLININTGKVPEHAVIKITDVYGRAVMQANAGISSTQLDVSKLKPGSYFVTVLTKEGTVMHNTKFVKY, from the coding sequence ATGAAGAGAGTATTACTCATCATTGTACTTGTCACGAGTATCTTCAGTGCCTATGCACAGGTCAATCCCTGGAAACAGGTAAATCTAACGACAGCCAGTAAAGGCAAAGATGTCTTCCAAAAGCATTTCAAGCCCAGTGCTTATGTCTCGTTTCAGCTAGATGAAGCCGTAATGTGGCAGCAGCTAAAAAAGGCACCTTCAGAAAGAAATGTTTCATTTTCCAGGTCTTCAGCTATTATTTCAGTGCCTGATTCAAAAGGTCGCATTGAGCGCTTCAGAATCGTTGAGTCGCCTTCCATGCAGGACGGGCTGGCTGCCAAGCATCCTGGTATCAAATCTTATTCTGGTGTAAGCATGGATCATCCTGGCTCAAGCATACGTTTCAGTATGTCGCAGCTTGGTTTTCATGCGAAGGTCATTTCTCCTGACAGGAAAGCATTTTATGTTAGCTGTGTTGACAAGGCTGGAAAGTCTTATATTATTTACGACCGGGAAGTGTTGAATGACAAAAAATACGACTTCGATTGTTTACTTGATGAAACCATCAGCAGTAATGTACAGGGTAGTAATTCAGGTAAAGGCGGTGTAACCGGTAAAGATGCAAACACCAATACACTCAGGGTTTATAGAACGGCATTAAACTTAACAGGCGAGTTCTCACGGGCCGTGCTGGCAGATGTTGCCCCAGGTACAGATACTAGTACAGACGCACTGAAGAAAGCAATAGTGTTGGCACTGGCCAATGAAATTACGACCGAAGCAAACTCATATTTCGAGAATGAAATGCATTTACGCCTGGTTTTGATCAATAATGAAACTGACATTATTTATTTAAATCCTGCAACAGATCCTTTCAGTACATGGACAACGACATTTACTACCACAACATGGAATACAGAAACACAAAACAACTGTACAAATGTAATTGGCAATGCTAATTATGATGTCGGTCACATGCTTACATACAATACAGAGAAAAACAACGGTAATGCCGGTTGTATCGGTTGTATTTGCAAAACGCCGTCCGGGTCTGTAGGTAAAGGCAGAGGCTGGAATATGTACGGTGAATACCAGGGCTATTACCTTGTAGTAGATTACTGGACACACGAACTTGGTCACCAGTTTGGCGGTAACCACACCTTCACACACAATATAGAAGGCTCATTAGTGCAGGTGGAGCCGGGCAGTGGTACAACCATTATGGCTTACGCCGGAATCACCGGTGCAACGGATGTGGCTACGCACAGCGATCCTTTCTTCCATTCGAAATCAATTGAACAAATAACAGACTATATACAAACCGGAACAGGCAATACCTGCGGATCTACCATCACGCTCACGAATAATATTCCTACAGCTAATGCGGGCACAGACTATACTGTTCCAAAATCAACTCCATTTTTATTAACCGGTGCATCCACAGATGCAGATGGTGCTGATGTACGTACTTATAGCTGGGAGCAAATAGATAACTATGCTACAGGCGCTAATACATATCCTACCGCCACTTCCACAAAGGGTCCCATGTTCAGGTATTTCCCACCGGTTACAGATCTTACAAGGAGTTTCCCGAGAATGGAAGTTATACTTGATAGCCAGAATACCGGCAAATGGGAGGTTTTACCTTCTGTGGCCAGAACATTAAACTTCAGGTTTATGGTTAGAGATAACCACAGCCCTATAAGTGCAAACAAAAGTGATGATATGATCGTAACAGTTGGAACAGCAGGGCCATTTCTTGTTACTTCACCCAATACAGGTGTAAGCTATGCTTCTGGTAGCGCACAAACCATTACCTGGAGTGTTAACAGCACCAACGTTGCACCATATGCAACAAATGTAAAAATTACGCTTTCGACAGATGGGGGTCAAACCTTTCCATATACTTTGTCGGCTTCAACAGCCAATGACGGTACTGAAAGTGTAACATTGCCCAATATTCAGAGCGGCGCATGTCGTATAAAAGTGGAAGCAGTTGGAAACATATTTTTCGACGTTTCAAATGTAAACTTTGCTATTGGTGCATGCGGAACTGCAGTTGGTTTAAAGGCTGCTTCCGTAACAGCCAGCAGTGCCACAATTTCATGGACAGCTGTAACCGGCGCTACATCTTATGATGTAGATTACCGTAAAGCAGGCGCTACTTCATGGACAAATGCTGCAACTGCCACAACAGGCACCAGCGTTAATCTTACCGGCCTCGTGCAGGGTACGGATTACGAATTCAGGGTTAAGACAAATTGTTCTTTCAATAACGGAGCATATGCTACTGAAACGTTCTCAACGTTATGTTCTGTAGCACCTGCAAGCATCAGCGCCTCAAATATCACAAGCAACACAGCAACATTGTCATGGCCTGCAGCCGCCGGCGCTGCCTCTTACAAGGTAGACTATAAGCTCTCAACAGAAACCATTTGGGTAAGAGCTGAAAATGAAACAACCGCAACATCAACGGATATAGCAAATCTTATAGCAGGAAAAACTTACAATATAAGGGTAAGAAGTAACTGTGCTTCATCCCTGGCATATTCGTCTTATGTTACAAGTACATTTAATACCGCATGTGCTGCAGCACCATCCGGGTTAACTGCATCAGGTGTTTCTAATGCCTCTGCAACGATTAGTTGGTCAGCTTCTGCAGGGGCTACATCTTATACCGTAGATTATAAACTGGCTTCTTCCGGTACATGGGTTAACGCTGCAACAAACACTACATCTACAAGTGTAAGCCTCAGCAGCCTGACACAGGGTTCTGTATATGATTACCGTGTAAGAGGCAACTGCTCATCTGGTAACACAGCTTATACCGCTGCTCAATTCACCACACTTTGTTCAGTTGCTCCTTCAGGGTTATCTGCCACCGCAATAACAAATTCATCAGCTACAGTAAGCTTTACTGCTGCAGCCGGGGCTGTAAGCTATGATGTGGATTATAAAGCGGCTTCTTCAGGAGTATGGACAAACATTGCTACTGCAACAACAACCGTGTCCTTTAATATCAGCGGGTTAACACAGGGCACTGCTTATGATTATCGTGTAAGAACAAACTGTTCATCCGGAAGTAGCAGTTATGCAACCGCCCAGTTTACCACTTTATGTACTATAGCGCCATCAGGCTTGTCTGCATCTGCAATAACCAATAATTCAGCTACCATAAGCTGGTCGGCTGTAAATGGGGCAACTGGTTATGATGTTGATTATAAATTGATATCTTCCGGTTCATGGACAAATGCGGCAACAGGTACAACAACTGTTTCTACAAACCTTAGCGGATTAACGCAGGGTGCCGTATATGATTATCGTGTAAGAACAAATTGTGCTTCAGGAAGTACAACTTATACAACAGCACAGTTCTCAACCTTGTGTACTACGGCACCATCAGGCTTATCAGCATCTGCAATAACCAATAATTCAGCTACAATAAGCTGGTCAGCGGTAAGTGGTGCAGCAAGTTATGATGTTGATTATAAATTGACATCTTCCGGTTCATGGACAAATGCGGCAACAGGTACAACAACTGTTTCTGTAAACCTTAGCGGATTAACGCAGGGTGCGGTATATGATTATCGTGTAAGAACAAATTGTGCTTCAGGAAGTACTGTTTATACCAGTGCACAGTTTACTACATTATGTACCGTGGCACCAACAGGTCTGTCAACATCAGCAGTATCAGACGTATCTGCCACAGTAACCTGGACCGCAGTGAGTGGCGCTGTTAGTTACGATGTAGATTATAAACTTTCTGCTGAAGGCATATGGACCAACGCAGCTACAGCAACCACATCTACTTTTGTTAACTTGTCTGGATTATCAACCGGTGTACAATATGATTACCGTGTAAGAACCAATTGTGCATCCGGCAGTACAGTTTATACATCAGCATTATTTACCACTACCTGTTCAACAGCACCTTCCGGTTTAAATGCATCTGCTGTAACAACTTCATCTGCAACATTGAATTGGACTGCAGCCACCGGTGCAGCTAGTTATGATGTTGATTATAAATTAGCAACAAGTGGTACGTGGTTAAATGCGGCCACAGCTACAACCGCTACATCAGTAAGCATTTCAGGGCTTGACTACAGTAGTTTATATGACTGGAGGATCAGGACAAATTGTGCTGTGGGCAGCAGTTCATATACAAGCGCACAGTTTACAACACAAACACCGGTTTGTAATGACCCTGCAGGCCTTACTTCAGGTTCAGTAACTGCATCATCTGCAACCATCAGCTGGAGCGCCGTAACGGGTGCTGCAAGCTACGATGTGGATTATAAGATTGCTACGTCATCTACCTGGACAAGTGCTGCTGTAGCTACAACATCAACTACTGTAAATCTCAGTGGCTTAAATTCAAGTACTACCTACGATTGGCGTGTGCGTGTAAATTGCATATATGGCAATACAAGCAATTATGTATCTGCACAGTTTAATACACTGCTGGCTATAGGTTGTGGTATACCAGTCACGGTAACAACTACCAATATAACAAGTTCATCTGCAACTTTGAACTGGTCGGCTGTCAATGGAGCAATCGGTTACACAGTTGGTTACAGATCGACAAGCGCGCTTAACTGGACTAATCTTGCAACAGGAACAACGGCACTGTCAATTAATGTCACAGGTCTTGCAAGTGAAAGTAACTATGAATGGCGTGTGAAGGCAGTATGTGGTTCCGGCAGCAGCGCTTACAATAGTACTTCTTTTACAACGCTGCCTTTGTGTCCCGGAAAATATGACACAATTTTGCACAACAGTTTCGCCTCAGCTATCTCCGTTCCATTATCGACGGATGTATTCGGCACAATAAATCCATCAGGTAATGTTGATTATTACAAAGTAACAATTCCACAAAGCGGACTGGTAACGATAACACTCGATAATTTGCCTCAGGATTATAACCTCTATTCGTATAACAATAATCAAAAGATTACAGGTAGTTCTGCCAATACTGGTATAGCTGACGAAGTTATTAGCACCACTTTGGCAAAAGGTAATCATTACATTAAAATAATCGGTGCATCAAATGGTTTGTCAAGCCCGGCGTGTTATACATTGAGGATAATACAAGGCTCAGCAGCAAAAGGTAATTTGTCGTCATCACTTATCGCAGAGAATAAAGGAAGCATGAAATTGTACCCTAACCCTGCACACTCACTCATCAACATCAATACAGGCAAAGTGCCGGAGCATGCTGTAATAAAAATAACAGATGTGTATGGCAGGGCAGTTATGCAGGCAAATGCAGGCATATCAAGCACGCAACTGGATGTGAGTAAGTTGAAACCCGGTAGTTATTTTGTTACTGTTCTTACGAAAGAAGGCACAGTAATGCATAATACAAAGTTTGTGAAGTACTAA
- the accB gene encoding acetyl-CoA carboxylase biotin carboxyl carrier protein — protein sequence MDFKQIQELIKIINKSNIGELSIEEKDFKITIKQKEDAVQTVVAAPAPVYAQAPVAMSAAQPASSAPAASAATTPAAPKADNLITIKSPMIGTFYRKSSPDKPSFVEVGDEVAPGKTVCIIEAMKLFNEIESEVSGKVVKVLVDDASPVEYDQPLFLVEPA from the coding sequence ATGGACTTCAAGCAGATCCAGGAACTTATCAAGATCATTAACAAGAGTAACATTGGGGAATTAAGTATAGAAGAAAAGGATTTCAAAATTACGATCAAACAAAAAGAAGATGCTGTGCAAACAGTTGTAGCAGCACCGGCACCGGTATATGCCCAGGCACCTGTAGCGATGTCAGCAGCACAGCCAGCCTCTTCTGCGCCTGCTGCATCAGCCGCAACCACTCCTGCAGCGCCAAAAGCAGATAATCTTATAACCATAAAGAGCCCGATGATCGGTACTTTTTACCGCAAATCATCACCAGATAAGCCGTCATTTGTAGAAGTGGGTGATGAGGTAGCACCGGGCAAAACAGTTTGTATCATCGAAGCCATGAAACTGTTCAATGAAATTGAAAGTGAAGTAAGTGGTAAGGTAGTTAAAGTGTTGGTTGATGATGCCAGCCCTGTAGAATACGATCAACCATTGTTCCTGGTTGAACCCGCATAA